One stretch of Arthrobacter polaris DNA includes these proteins:
- a CDS encoding LGFP repeat-containing protein has translation MSTRTRISQHRFLLMAKAMRTCTIIIMLTLALSSANADAYLRKSDIEQEITALYNFDATTHAVLGPDHSAMTCSNAGSTFSCHQVFSGGEIYWSXKTGARYLTNAPLHDHWVSTGGPRSRYGLPTGNPVPLAGKGTSQDFTFGSLVYSPATGTHNLTGAIRSKWLESGAEDGPLGYPTSKEHPTGEGRAXKFHSGTIY, from the coding sequence ATGAGCACCCGCACCCGGATCTCTCAGCACCGTTTCCTTCTCATGGCCAAGGCCATGAGAACCTGCACGATCATCATTATGTTGACGCTGGCCTTGAGCAGTGCAAACGCCGACGCGTACCTGAGGAAAAGCGATATCGAGCAAGAAATAACGGCTCTTTACAATTTCGACGCCACCACCCACGCAGTGTTGGGTCCTGACCACTCTGCCATGACGTGCAGCAATGCGGGCAGTACCTTTAGCTGCCACCAAGTATTTTCCGGAGGTGAAATTTACTGGTCACANAAGACAGGTGCCCGCTACCTCACCAATGCTCCCTTGCACGATCACTGGGTCTCCACCGGCGGACCTAGGAGCCGGTACGGACTGCCCACGGGAAACCCTGTACCACTGGCGGGGAAGGGAACGTCCCAGGATTTTACCTTCGGTTCACTCGTCTACTCGCCTGCAACCGGCACCCACAATTTAACGGGCGCGATCCGCAGCAAATGGCTTGAATCCGGGGCAGAGGACGGCCCGTTGGGCTATCCGACAAGCAAAGAGCACCCCACCGGGGAAGGGCGAGCCCANAAATTTCACAGCGGCACCATCTACTAG
- a CDS encoding phosphodiester glycosidase family protein — MTRLNIEGRSDETPYSPQCDEVPPESNTVQSLERQDKKRGKKPWSARARRFRKFVLIGLLCLSIIPVGSYAQALTYPGNASFADRSVGWLRDNGANDLVNAVENWYYTNNAPSGPDRSXGAVPHALMAPVPVGATLPLLKVSHASGTSLPNEGRWLPGQLGSDGKPAIYTSFIQPDDNHPSVIAGVALIRQAVSAAHLVPGTRQPDTHTWPGNAAVPGNDVSHLLATFNSGFKAKDISGGFYLNGQYSRALITGEASVVITTDGRIGIGAWNQDVWMTPNVAAVRQNLHLIVANGHQEPGLTRNTDGTXGSAXNQLQYTWRSGLGTDTNGNLIYVAGDGLTLETLAKTLIQAGATQGMELDIHTGQVNFSSWAPQGTTSVPTKLLPGMPNAPDRYLNPDQRDFXYLTVK; from the coding sequence ATGACACGTCTCAACATTGAAGGGAGGAGCGATGAGACCCCATATTCTCCGCAGTGCGATGAGGTGCCGCCGGAGTCCAACACGGTGCAATCCCTCGAACGCCAGGACAAGAAACGCGGAAAGAAACCATGGTCTGCTCGTGCTCGTCGTTTCCGCAAATTCGTTTTGATCGGGTTGCTGTGCCTGTCGATTATCCCTGTCGGTTCCTATGCTCAAGCACTGACGTATCCTGGCAACGCCTCNTTTGCTGACAGGTCCGTTGGATGGTTACGTGACAACGGTGCCAACGACCTCGTCAACGCCGTCGAAAACTGGTATTACACCAACAATGCACCCTCGGGGCCAGACCGGAGCCANGGTGCCGTTCCCCACGCGCTCATGGCTCCTGTCCCAGTTGGCGCAACTTTGCCGCTGTTGAAAGTCAGCCACGCTTCGGGAACATCCCTCCCCAATGAAGGGCGATGGCTGCCCGGTCAACTGGGTTCCGATGGGAAGCCGGCCATTTACACCTCGTTTATCCAGCCTGATGACAACCACCCCAGCGTCATTGCTGGGGTGGCCCTGATCCGTCAAGCAGTCAGTGCTGCCCATCTTGTGCCAGGAACACGGCAACCCGACACTCACACCTGGCCAGGGAATGCCGCCGTACCCGGGAACGATGTCAGCCACCTNTTGGCGACCTTCAACTCCGGATTCAAAGCCAAAGACATTAGCGGAGGTTTCTACCTCAACGGACAGTACTCAAGGGCTCTCATTACAGGGGAAGCCTCCGTAGTCATCACCACGGATGGGCGCATCGGGATCGGTGCATGGAACCAAGACGTTTGGATGACACCGAACGTCGCAGCTGTCAGACAGAACCTTCACCTCATCGTCGCCAATGGCCACCAAGAACCGGGCCTGACCCGCAATACTGACGGAACGTGNGGAAGCGCTAANAATCAACTCCAATACACGTGGAGATCAGGACTGGGCACCGATACCAACGGGAATCTGATCTACGTCGCTGGAGATGGCCTCACCTTGGAAACCCTCGCCAAAACACTCATTCAAGCAGGGGCGACCCAAGGAATGGAACTGGATATTCACACCGGCCAAGTCAACTTCTCCTCCTGGGCNCCCCAAGGAACCACCTCAGTTCCCACGAAGCTTCTGCCCGGCATGCCCAACGCACCTGACCGCTATCTGAACCCAGACCAGCGTGACTTCTTNTATCTCACCGTGAAATAG
- a CDS encoding FAD-binding oxidoreductase, whose protein sequence is MVFSHERTITGWGRLAPPASYLERPTSVRRIQELITTSRSPVTVRGAGRSYGDAAIGHHTLDLTGYATIRSFDPGTGVLVADAGATLQSLHQVTIPEGWALPVLPGTSHITVGGAIASDVHGKNHPHQGSFGDHVLQLDLMLASGDILQLAPDARPEDFWATVGGMGLTGVIASATLQLQRMETSYLRVVRRKTRTLEESMDIITASAQTPSHAVAWIDAAPPPTTRIGRCQHPATSPCCPQARKGNNWHRTAPRCTPSTPXPGRGIVNRTSVATANAVRWNLPVGAGARLVHFTTALNPLDGADFWPAAFGKQGLIQYQFCVPVSGTPTLRNILEELQRAGEVPALAVLKFFGAAGKGLLSXPQPGWTLALDFPARSPGLATALSHLDNVVANAGGRVYLTKDSRLSPQVLPRMYPQLLRWQEARARLDPNRKWASLLSQRLNLLELPA, encoded by the coding sequence GTGGTCTTCTCCCACGAGCGCACCATCACCGGGTGGGGACGTTTGGCCCCACCCGCGTCNTATCTCGAACGCCCAACCTCGGTACGCCGGATCCAAGAACTCATCACGACGTCCAGGAGCCCTGTCACTGTCCGGGGAGCTGGTCGCAGCTACGGGGACGCTGCGATCGGGCACCACACCCTAGATCTCACAGGATACGCAACCATTCGGTCTTTCGATCCGGGGACGGGTGTGCTCGTCGCGGACGCCGGGGCAACGTTACAGTCCCTGCACCAGGTAACGATTCCCGAAGGCTGGGCGCTTCCCGTGCTCCCCGGCACCTCCCACATCACTGTTGGTGGGGCGATAGCAAGCGATGTCCACGGAAAGAACCACCCACACCAAGGATCCTTCGGCGATCACGTTCTTCAACTGGACCTCATGCTCGCCTCCGGGGATATCCTGCAACTGGCTCCGGATGCCCGGCCTGAGGACTTCTGGGCCACGGTCGGTGGAATGGGCCTGACCGGCGTCATTGCTTCCGCCACGCTCCAACTCCAACGGATGGAAACGTCCTACCTGCGCGTTGTTCGTCGGAAAACAAGAACGCTGGAAGAGTCCATGGACATCATCACCGCCTCGGCGCAAACACCCTCCCATGCCGTGGCCTGGATAGACGCAGCNCCACCACCAACTACGCGGATTGGTCGATGTCAGCACCCTGCGACATCCCCATGCTGCCCGCAGGCAAGAAAGGGGAACAATTGGCACCGCACAGCACCACGATGCACACCATCCACTCCCTTNCCCGGGCGTGGAATCGTGAACCGTACCAGTGTTGCTACAGCAAACGCTGTGCGCTGGAATCTTCCTGTGGGCGCCGGTGCCAGGCTGGTTCATTTCACCACAGCCCTGAACCCACTGGACGGGGCGGACTTCTGGCCAGCCGCGTTCGGAAAGCAAGGACTGATCCAGTACCAGTTCTGCGTTCCCGTCAGCGGCACGCCGACCCTGCGGAATATCCTTGAGGAGCTGCAGCGCGCCGGAGAAGTCCCTGCCCTTGCCGTACTGAAGTTCTTCGGCGCCGCNGGGAAAGGCCTGTTGTCGTTNCCCCAACCCGGGTGGACGCTTGCGCTGGACTTTCCAGCCCGTAGCCCGGGACTGGCAACAGCCCTGTCCCACCTCGATAATGTGGTCGCGAACGCAGGAGGGCGCGTATACCTCACCAAAGACAGTCGCCTGTCACCCCAGGTGCTGCCCCGGATGTATCCACAACTGCTCCGCTGGCAGGAAGCTAGAGCCCGTCTAGACCCCAACCGAAAATGGGCNTCCCTGCTCTCCCAACGCCTCAACCTTCTGGAGCTTCCAGCATGA
- a CDS encoding reverse transcriptase family protein, which produces MTVLSRIRNLEELTVAASLPRTAIDWLAKPIAPSEVTVHTTRKSNGGYRVVCQANDEKLVRLQKRFKEFIDRQVLVAHPSVHGFTRRRGTVTNASAHLGAAALLTVDISNXFPSISRQQVEFALQEHGASETIAAAIANIATFDSALATGFPASPVLSNLVFRPLDDEFEHFANVNGLTYTRYADDLTXSGESVNDAHLEAISATLSLHGFRTNTKXVRFQRRGHRQIVTGFTVAHADHVRLPKPKKKILRQDLYYSSKIGLAAQASFRNLDEEDFRNQILGRINYFMSVEPKLARVLRHEFDLLD; this is translated from the coding sequence ATGACGGTCCTCTCCAGAATAAGAAATCTGGAAGAACTTACAGTAGCTGCTTCACTGCCTAGAACCGCGATCGATTGGCTTGCCAAGCCGATCGCACCCAGCGAGGTCACTGTTCACACCACGCGAAAGTCAAATGGTGGATACAGGGTTGTCTGTCAAGCCAATGATGAAAAATTGGTACGACTACAAAAGCGGTTTAAGGAGTTTATCGACCGACAAGTCTTAGTTGCGCACCCGAGCGTGCATGGGTTTACCAGGAGACGGGGAACCGTCACGAATGCGAGTGCCCACCTCGGCGCAGCGGCGTTGTTGACAGTGGACATCTCTAATNTTTTCCCGTCGATAAGTCGACAACAGGTCGAATTCGCGCTCCAGGAGCATGGCGCCAGTGAGACGATTGCCGCAGCAATTGCCAATATCGCTACTTTCGATAGTGCTCTTGCCACTGGATTTCCTGCGAGCCCTGTGCTATCTAATTTAGTTTTCCGCCCTCTCGATGACGAGTTCGAACATTTTGCAAATGTTAACGGACTTACGTACACCCGGTATGCCGATGACCTCACTNTTTCTGGCGAGAGTGTCAACGACGCACATCTAGAGGCCATCAGTGCCACACTTTCCTTGCACGGCTTCCGTACGAACACTAAANAGGTGCGATTTCAACGCAGAGGACACCGGCAAATCGTTACCGGGTTCACTGTCGCTCATGCCGACCATGTTCGACTTCCAAAGCCAAAGAAGAAAATCTTGCGTCAAGACCTTTATTATTCGAGCAAAATTGGTCTGGCTGCTCAGGCGAGTTTTAGAAATCTCGATGAGGAGGATTTTAGAAATCAAATATTGGGCAGAATCAATTACTTCATGAGTGTCGAGCCGAAACTAGCGCGAGTCCTGCGCCACGAATTTGATCTCCTAGATTAA
- a CDS encoding SDR family NAD(P)-dependent oxidoreductase, with translation MAIGTMGEPHTPETTLTTNLVGPALLILSSQRMLASQGSGTLIVLSSAAALRPREAILDYSIAKQGIDTLVRTTTASMTSQGVRTLLVRPGFVSTAMTAHLKPPPLSSTPSATGHQVAQALQSRKNVVWIPTKMRWVILVLKFLPRAVLPPH, from the coding sequence ATGGCCATCGGAACCATGGGCGAGCCGCATACACCTGAAACAACGCTCACCACCAACCTCGTAGGGCCCGCCCTGCTGATTCTCAGCAGTCAGCGAATGCTGGCCAGCCAAGGTTCTGGGACGCTCATCGTGCTCTCGTCCGCCGCTGCCCTGCGNCCCCGCGAAGCGATTTTAGATTATTCAATCGCCAAGCAAGGAATCGACACCCTAGTCCGCACCACCACGGCGTCAATGACATCCCAAGGAGTCAGGACACTATTGGTCAGACCCGGATTCGTGTCCACGGCTATGACCGCACACCTGAAACCTCCTCCACTTTCATCAACGCCATCGGCAACAGGACACCAAGTAGCCCAAGCCCTCCAAAGTCGAAAGAACGTCGTCTGGATCCCCACGAAAATGCGCTGGGTAATTCTTGTGCTCAAATTCCTTCCTCGAGCCGTCCTGCCCCCTCACTGA
- a CDS encoding NAD(P)/FAD-dependent oxidoreductase has translation MKQDVQEVVVIGGGQAGLATGFHLQKTGLHFSILERSARVGDSWRNRWDSLQLFTPARYSALPGMQLPAPGGRFPDKDEFADYLESYAQHFRLPVQTDTQVVSVRRLDGTFEVRTSEGTLLARSVVAAPGPTTTPRIPALAQELNQRITQLHSSQYRAPXALPAGGIVVVGAGTSGAEIAMELAGAHPGGTVYLAGRPTSHIPDAVFRFAGPVYWKLVNSLLTLDTKPGRKVATGFHDRGAPLIRVSMHDVEHAGVVRLPRLTXVADGQPVFDGAKAAAVAGNQSRTPAPGNVRTIIWATGYRPELDWIEDLPVGAHGWPATVRGAVAQLPGLYFVGMPFQYALTSGLIGGVGRDAAYVVEHLRARKS, from the coding sequence ATGAAACAGGATGTCCAGGAAGTTGTGGTCATTGGCGGCGGGCAGGCAGGACTTGCCACCGGCTTCCATCTGCAGAAAACAGGACTGCACTTCAGCATTCTGGAAAGGTCGGCACGGGTGGGCGACAGCTGGCGCAACCGGTGGGATTCGCTGCAGCTGTTCACCCCTGCCCGGTACAGCGCACTTCCGGGCATGCAGCTCCCTGCACCCGGCGGAAGGTTTCCGGACAAGGACGAGTTCGCCGATTACCTCGAAAGTTACGCACAGCATTTCCGGCTACCGGTCCAGACGGACACCCAGGTTGTGTCGGTGCGCAGACTGGATGGGACCTTCGAGGTCCGCACCAGCGAAGGAACTCTCCTTGCCCGCAGCGTGGTGGCGGCGCCCGGTCCCACCACCACCCCACGGATTCCCGCCCTCGCGCAAGAGCTGAATCAAAGGATCACGCAGCTTCACAGTTCCCAATACCGGGCACCGNAAGCCCTGCCGGCGGGCGGCATCGTCGTGGTTGGTGCAGGGACGTCGGGTGCGGAGATCGCGATGGAGCTCGCCGGCGCCCACCCGGGCGGAACCGTGTATCTGGCCGGGCGCCCCACCTCACACATTCCAGACGCCGTGTTCCGCTTCGCCGGCCCGGTTTACTGGAAGCTGGTGAACTCGCTGCTGACCCTCGACACCAAGCCCGGTCGCAAGGTGGCCACCGGCTTCCATGACCGCGGTGCGCCCCTCATCCGGGTGTCCATGCACGACGTCGAGCACGCGGGAGTCGTGCGTCTCCCGCGCCTCACGNGGGTGGCGGACGGACAGCCGGTGTTCGACGGCGCGAAAGCGGCGGCCGTCGCCGGGAACCAGAGCAGAACCCCGGCGCCGGGAAACGTCCGCACTATCATCTGGGCGACAGGATACCGCCCGGAGCTCGACTGGATCGAGGACCTTCCGGTAGGCGCGCATGGCTGGCCCGCCACCGTGCGGGGCGCCGTGGCGCAGCTGCCCGGGCTCTACTTTGTGGGCATGCCGTTCCAGTACGCGCTGACGTCCGGGCTGATCGGCGGCGTTGGACGCGACGCGGCGTACGTGGTGGAACACCTCAGGGCGCGGAAAAGCTGA
- a CDS encoding decaprenyl-phosphate phosphoribosyltransferase, with amino-acid sequence MENSGRVPPGTLASLFAAARPAQWPKNLLLFAAPAAAGVLTEPNVAVHASLAAIAFTLGSAATYFLNDLRDIAADRIHPTKCHRPFASGRISTKVGYVTALVLAAAALLTAMTVGWMTLVGLCAYLVLTTTYSLYLKRFAVIDILVVAMGFVLRAGTGALATGVAVTSWXLLVTFFGALYIVTAKRQAELQSQNTGMEHVAVTGALLPTSRATLSLYXQSWLEQTLTLALTSAIICYSLWAVXIPGTPGGSALIQVSILPFVATLLRYGYLCSRGDGQRPEHLMFSDVFLAAAAIAWLAPSSWEST; translated from the coding sequence CTGGAAAACTCAGGCAGAGTCCCACCCGGGACTCTCGCCAGCCTCTTTGCCGCAGCCAGGCCAGCCCAATGGCCCAAGAACCTTCTCCTCTTTGCCGCCCCTGCTGCGGCCGGAGTCCTCACCGAACCCAACGTTGCCGTGCATGCCTCGCTGGCAGCGATTGCCTTCACCCTTGGTTCGGCGGCAACATACTTCCTCAACGACCTGCGCGACATTGCTGCAGATCGCATCCACCCCACCAAATGCCACCGGCCCTTTGCCTCCGGGCGGATCAGCACCAAAGTGGGGTACGTGACAGCGCTGGTCCTGGCAGCGGCAGCCTTGCTCACGGCGATGACCGTGGGGTGGATGACGCTCGTTGGCCTGTGCGCTTACCTTGTGCTGACCACGACGTATTCTCTCTACTTGAAGCGCTTCGCCGTCATCGACATCCTCGTCGTCGCCATGGGCTTCGTCCTGCGAGCAGGGACGGGAGCGCTGGCCACGGGCGTCGCAGTAACATCCTGGTTNTTGCTGGTCACGTTCTTCGGAGCGCTGTACATCGTCACCGCCAAACGACAGGCTGAACTCCAATCCCAGAACACCGGCATGGAGCACGTCGCAGTCACGGGTGCGCTCCTGCCAACGAGTCGGGCCACCTTGTCGCTCTACAGNCAAAGCTGGCTCGAGCAGACGCTGACCCTCGCGCTCACCAGTGCGATCATCTGCTATTCGCTCTGGGCCGTCCANATACCCGGGACTCCAGGTGGATCGGCCCTCATTCAGGTCTCCATCCTGCCGTTTGTTGCCACCCTCCTGCGCTACGGCTATCTCTGCTCGCGTGGTGATGGGCAGCGCCCCGAACACCTCATGTTCAGCGACGTGTTCCTAGCAGCGGCAGCGATTGCCTGGCTGGCCCCGTCATCGTGGGAATCTACATGA
- a CDS encoding SGNH/GDSL hydrolase family protein, translating to MELSGPEGLLGFPTGEKIMTGTTAMQQFTNGYLLQGPTAGAKIIDPDTYKAWAQNPERFSWPVKDSXVDARGIHTAFPTTETIWDPQTKALYSTATVDENTAIIIGDSQLGGDSWTEQGARAAGFSKKIELGFGGWGYTRTTRATGGTPDEVLASHRMLLPQGKPGAIFITLGGNDASAHATGAAIIAHATKTWAELRRLYPKTPIIVTGVMSHITRRHVDQVITDAATSQGFIHVSVAGMATTASANCEDNVHLTQAGQNLVAAVYTKALLQALNK from the coding sequence ATGGAACTGAGCGGACCGGAGGGACTGCTCGGATTCCCGACAGGGGAGAAAATTATGACCGGAACCACCGCAATGCAGCAGTTCACCAACGGGTATCTGCTCCAAGGCCCCACCGCCGGTGCNAAAATCATTGATCCGGATACCTACAAGGCTTGGGCTCAGAATCCTGAACGTTTCTCTTGGCCGGTGAAGGATTCTTGNGTTGATGCCCGCGGTATCCACACCGCTTTTCCAACGACGGAAACGATCTGGGACCCGCAGACCAAGGCCCTGTACTCAACCGCCACGGTGGATGAGAATACAGCCATCATCATTGGCGACTCCCAACTCGGCGGGGATTCCTGGACCGAACAAGGAGCTCGTGCTGCCGGATTTAGCAAGAAAATAGAATTGGGTTTTGGCGGCTGGGGATACACCCGCACCACCCGAGCAACCGGCGGGACACCTGATGAGGTCTTGGCCTCGCACCGGATGCTCCTGCCCCAAGGGAAACCCGGAGCCATTTTCATCACCCTCGGCGGCAATGACGCAAGCGCACACGCCACCGGCGCCGCCATCATCGCCCACGCCACNAAAACTTGGGCCGAACTGCGCCGTCTCTATCCAAAGACACCCATCATCGTCACCGGTGTCATGTCNCACATCACACGACGTCACGTGGACCAAGTGATCACCGACGCCGCTACCTCCCAAGGATTTATCCACGTCAGCGTGGCCGGCATGGCCACAACCGCAAGCGCCAACTGCGAAGACAACGTCCACCTCACCCAAGCAGGACAGAACCTCGTAGCCGCTGTTTATACCAAAGCGTTGTTGCAGGCCCTCAACAAGTAG
- a CDS encoding FdhF/YdeP family oxidoreductase encodes MVRKTSPRVDEPGVDDVEVGAPKTWAAGVPGVAHSMVPALRDMGVDRSRKTLLAMNQKDGFDCMSCAWPDPDHRKTFEFCENGAKAVTWEATPITVGSDFWAEHSVSELRQKSEYWLGQQGRLTEPVYKPAGEDHYRPVSWDEAFSILEXKLNSLASADEAVXXTSGRTSNEAAFAYQLFVRAFGTNNLPDCSNMCHESTGWAMXETXGIGKSTIVYDDFGKSDLIIIMGQNPGTNHXRMLTALEEAKNNGAEIVAVNPLPEAGLRRYKNPQEVKGIVGRGTDIADQFMQIRLGGDMALLQAVSKRVLEAEEANPGTVLDLEFIEAHCEGLEELKAHLARLDENAVLESSGLRLEEIEELTARYLKADRVIITWAMGLTQQKKGVAAIKEIVNLLLLRXNIGKPGAGASXIRXHSNVQGDRTMGIWEQMSPVFLDAIEKEFGFNPPREHGTDAVQTIQKMRDGAMKVXVAMGGNLVAAISDTHAAEAAMENLEMTVQISTKLNRSHTVVGQEALILPTMGRTEIDRQDSGVQFVSVEDTVCAVHPSWGQVEPVAPNLLSEIAIVSRMARATLGEKVNVDWAGFESNYDLIRDHISHVVDGCEDYNQRIRHEGGFMMANGPRDSRTFHTATGKAMFTVNELEHVQCPPGRLILQTMRSHDQFNTTIYGHNDRYRGIKXGREVVFVNSADLLALGLADGQYVDIHGEYTDNKERVLHNYRVVAYPSARGCAAAYYPEANVLVPLEFVAEGSNTPVSKHVVVRLEPVHGGQVVEGAGSGASTPA; translated from the coding sequence GCATTCAATGGTTCCGGCTCTGAGGGATATGGGCGTGGATAGGAGCCGAAAGACTCTGCTGGCGATGAACCAGAAGGACGGCTTTGACTGCATGAGTTGTGCTTGGCCTGATCCTGACCACCGCAAGACTTTTGAATTCTGTGAGAATGGGGCCAAGGCTGTCACGTGGGAAGCCACTCCTATCACGGTGGGATCGGACTTCTGGGCGGAACATTCAGTGAGTGAATTGCGCCAGAAGTCGGAGTACTGGTTGGGTCAGCAGGGCCGTCTCACCGAGCCGGTGTACAAGCCAGCTGGTGAGGATCACTACCGGCCAGTGAGCTGGGATGAGGCGTTCTCAATTCTTGAGNAGAAGCTGAACAGCCTGGCGTCTGCGGATGAGGCAGTTNTTNACACGAGTGGGCGCACCTCCAACGAGGCGGCGTTCGCCTACCAATTATTCGTGCGCGCCTTCGGCACCAACAACCTGCCGGACTGCTCCAACATGTGCCATGAGTCCACGGGCTGGGCCATGNGGGAGACCNTGGGTATCGGCAAGAGCACCATCGTGTACGACGACTTTGGCAAGTCTGATCTGATCATCATTATGGGACAGAACCCGGGAACCAACCACNCCCGGATGCTCACAGCCCTGGAAGAAGCCAAGAACAACGGTGCAGAGATCGTTGCTGTCAATCCGCTGCCTGAGGCCGGTCTGCGGCGCTACAAGAATCCGCAGGAAGTCAAAGGAATCGTTGGGCGCGGCACCGATATAGCGGATCAGTTCATGCAGATCCGTTTGGGTGGGGACATGGCGCTGCTACAAGCGGTCTCCAAGCGCGTGCTGGAAGCGGAGGAAGCGAATCCGGGAACTGTGCTGGATCTGGAATTCATTGAGGCCCACTGTGAGGGGTTGGAAGAGCTCAAAGCTCATCTGGCACGGCTGGATGAGAATGCGGTGCTCGAGTCATCAGGTCTACGTCTGGAGGAGATCGAGGAATTAACTGCGCGCTACCTCAAAGCGGACCGGGTCATCATCACCTGGGCCATGGGCCTGACTCAACAGAAGAAGGGTGTGGCCGCCATCAAGGAGATTGTCAACTTGCTGCTGCTGCGGNGGAACATTGGCAAACCTGGCGCTGGCGCGTCCNCCATCCGGNGGCACAGCAACGTACAAGGCGATCGCACCATGGGCATCTGGGAACAGATGTCGCCGGTATTCCTGGATGCGATCGAGAAGGAGTTTGGCTTTAATCCACCCCGCGAGCATGGCACTGACGCCGTACAAACCATCCAGAAAATGCGCGACGGCGCCATGAAGGTTNTTGTGGCGATGGGCGGGAACTTGGTGGCGGCCATATCGGACACCCATGCCGCGGAGGCGGCGATGGAGAATTTGGAAATGACAGTCCAAATCTCCACGAAGCTGAACAGATCTCACACCGTGGTAGGACAGGAAGCCCTCATATTACCCACCATGGGTAGGACAGAAATCGACCGGCAGGATAGCGGCGTACAGTTCGTGTCCGTGGAGGACACTGTTTGTGCGGTCCATCCGTCCTGGGGCCAGGTGGAACCGGTGGCCCCGAACCTTCTCTCCGAGATCGCCATCGTCTCCCGAATGGCCCGGGCCACGCTGGGTGAGAAGGTGAACGTGGACTGGGCCGGTTTCGAGAGTAACTACGATCTGATTCGCGATCATATCTCGCACGTGGTGGATGGTTGCGAGGACTATAACCAACGGATCCGTCACGAAGGCGGTTTCATGATGGCCAACGGCCCTCGCGATTCACGGACCTTCCACACCGCAACCGGCAAAGCCATGTTCACGGTGAACGAATTGGAACACGTTCAGTGCCCACCGGGACGATTGATTTTACAGACCATGCGTTCGCACGATCAGTTCAACACCACTATCTACGGGCACAACGACCGATACCGGGGAATCAAANAGGGCCGCGAGGTGGTGTTCGTAAATTCTGCGGACCTGCTCGCTTTGGGTCTTGCGGACGGTCAGTATGTGGATATTCATGGCGAGTACACGGACAACAAGGAACGGGTGTTACACAATTACCGGGTAGTGGCGTACCCCAGCGCCCGGGGCTGTGCGGCAGCGTACTATCCGGAAGCGAATGTGCTGGTTCCGCTGGAATTTGTGGCGGAAGGAAGCAACACACCCGTGTCCAAGCATGTGGTGGTCCGATTGGAGCCAGTTCATGGCGGCCAAGTAGTGGAGGGTGCCGGATCCGGCGCCTCGACCCCGGCCTGA
- a CDS encoding DUF1772 domain-containing protein, producing the protein MVIFALSLTALVLIAVLFGIQLFGQVALNPVLRAVDATIYIQIKQSFDIHAPRIAKPVMLLCLAAALATLVTAFVSSSMMVIGASALSLTALVIALLAVVRGDLPINQTMATWSAEEPPENWRAVRTRWERFFALRTGASCLALLATVVAVLASATELG; encoded by the coding sequence ATGGTGATCTTCGCGCTCTCCCTCACTGCGCTGGTCTTGATCGCTGTCCTCTTCGGCATCCAACTCTTCGGCCAAGTCGCCTTGAACCCGGTGCTTCGGGCAGTCGACGCCACCATCTACATCCAGATAAAACAGTCCTTCGACATCCATGCGCCAAGAATCGCCAAGCCAGTGATGCTGTTGTGTCTTGCAGCCGCCTTGGCCACCCTCGTCACCGCCTTTGTGAGCAGTTCGATGATGGTCATCGGTGCCAGCGCACTGTCCCTCACCGCGCTCGTCATAGCCCTTCTTGCCGTGGTGCGGGGCGACCTGCCGATCAACCAAACCATGGCCACCTGGTCAGCTGAAGAACCACCGGAAAACTGGCGCGCTGTACGTACCCGCTGGGAGCGGTTCTTTGCTCTACGAACCGGAGCCAGCTGCTTGGCCCTGCTCGCGACTGTGGTTGCGGTTCTCGCCAGCGCCACAGAACTGGGATGA